In Mytilus edulis chromosome 4, xbMytEdul2.2, whole genome shotgun sequence, the following proteins share a genomic window:
- the LOC139518561 gene encoding M-phase inducer phosphatase 1-like has protein sequence MDLNEMVLTSVSFDDDDSGLGMDFEEYESPSELNCELQPLTSQDLFDIEDNTSNSDVRNLFHESDTCCQSNTSSIKREREYDAKDNTFKRPKFDGRKPFTKSLSFGDEPQFVSSEDVYTTVNRALDRDDLIADGTGHYTLPTVQGKHSDLKSISSETMKNILVGKYDGIINSYCVIDCRYPFEYEGGHIQGAINLPTREMISEFVNAQLSDRPQILIFHCEFSSERGPKLCRFLRNTDRQLNGERYPQLYYPEVYILDGGYKEFYHNGKELCLPRNYIPMLHEDYTVEVRHFRSKSKSWASGERRRCPQRLF, from the exons ATGGATTTAAATGAAATGGTTTTGACCAGTGTTTCCTTTGATGATGATGATTCTGGCCTTGGCATGGACTTTGAAGAATATGAGAGCCCCTCAGAGCTG aattgCGAGTTACAACCTCTGACTTCACAAGACCTGTTCGACATCGAGGACAACACAAGTAACTCTGATGTTAGAAAT ttattCCACGAAAGTGACACATGCTGTCAATCTAATACATCATCAATAAAAAGAGAAAGGGAATATGATGCTAAAGACAACACCTTTAAACGCCCTAAATTTGATGGACGAAAACCATTCACAAAGTCGTTGTCTTTTGGG GATGAACCACAGTTTGTATCATCAGAGGATGTCTACACCACAGTTAATAGAGCTTTAGACAGAGACGACTTAATCGCCGATGGTACAGGACACTATACACTACCAACTGTTCAAGGAAAACATTCTGATCTCAAGAGCATCTCCTCAGAAACA aTGAAAAATATATTGGTAGGAAAATATGACGGCATTATAAACAGTTATTGCGTTATTGATTGTCGGTACCCCTTTGAATACGAAGGTGGGCACATACAG GGAGCAATTAATTTGCCAACCAGAGAAATGATCTCAGAGTTTGTCAACGCCCAGTTATCAGACAGGCCACAGATCCTCATTTTTCACTGCGAATTCTCATCTGAAAGAGGACCAAAGTT atgtaGATTTCTCAGAAATACCGATAGACAACTAAATGGTGAAAGATATCCTCAGTTATATTACCCAGAAGTCTATATTCTTGATGGTGGTTATAAAGAATTTTACCACAACGGCAAG GAATTATGTCTTCCAAGGAATTATATACCAATGTTACACGAAGACTATACTGTAGAGGTACGCCATTTTAGATCAAAGTCCAAATCATGGGCTTCCGGAGAACGAAGACGATGCCCACAACGTCTTTTCTAG
- the LOC139521039 gene encoding perlucin-like — MDNLSFLICIGYLIITADTSPINSINGVIINATVQIKIANTTIPTTSVPPPCPRDFLGHSTSCYHAAHILATWPEAAAYCESFGAELATIEDAQEQAYIEQMLNGLPHDKNQAAFWLGGHDILTEGEWQWVISMNRIIYTNWGDGQPDNSHTSEHCLELSGQRSFKWNDDGCEDHHYFICETGIIKNGGSILGKK, encoded by the exons ATGGATAACTTAAGTTTCCTGATATGTATCG GATATTTGATTATTACTGCTGACACCTCAC cTATTAATTCGATTAATGGAGTGATAATTAATGCAACTGTTCAGATAAAGATAGCCAACACAACCATTCCAACAACAA GTGTTCCTCCTCCTTGTCCACGAGATTTCTTAGGCCATAGTACATCATGTTATCATGCTGCTCATATCTTGGCAACATGGCCCGAGGCTGCG GCCTACTGTGAATCATTTGGTGCTGAGCTTGCAACTATCGAAGACGCACAAGAGCAAGCTTACATAGAACAAATGCTGAATGGCCTTCCTC ATGATAAAAACCAAGCAGCGTTCTGGCTAGGAGGTCATGATATATTAACAGAAGGGGAATGGCAATGGGTTATATCAATGAACAGAATCATTTACACCAATTGGGGTGACGGACAGCCGGACAACTCACATACATCCGAACATTGTCTGGAATTGTCCGGACAAAGATCATTCAAGTGGAACGATGATGGCTGTGAGGATCATCATTACTTCATATGTGAAACTGG aATCATTAAAAACGGTGGTAGTATACTTGGAAAGAAATGA